A single Deinococcus aerophilus DNA region contains:
- a CDS encoding argininosuccinate lyase, translating to MWHDTYLRTVLQPDYDYASEHLLPHLFDALSAHALMLDGCGVAHAGEAAMLLRDLRREPFPAYDPSIEDVFFTLDRTLAARDADAAGALRTALSRNDLDMTIYRLSARLRLMRAMERVLRLRRTLLDLAAREIDTVIVAYTHHQPAQPTTLAHYLTAVENVLSRDSARMLGALAHLNISPMGAVALGGTSFPIDRTRTSALLAFDRPIENTYDAVSASDWQVEIASVITVVSTTLSRVLYDLLFWASRGLLSLEDGLVQGSSVMPQKRNPVALEHARTKFSKAIGVTQSVIISSHNVPFGDINDPGPDMQPPLTSMWHDFRDGLELMIASLTNPRLNREEWLREAQQGESVVTELADVIARHTGCGFRDAHAHVAALLAHLHAQGRAVSTLTAADLGAVGLHLPEAEVQSALNPAEFIARRTTFGGPAPQVMAGELLAARERLDTDLAHHDSLTTRFMNARSYLEGGSL from the coding sequence ATGTGGCATGACACCTATCTGCGGACCGTTCTGCAGCCCGATTACGACTACGCCAGCGAACATCTGCTGCCCCACCTGTTCGACGCCCTGAGCGCCCACGCCCTGATGCTGGACGGCTGCGGCGTGGCGCACGCGGGCGAGGCAGCCATGCTGCTGCGCGACCTGCGCCGGGAGCCGTTTCCAGCCTATGACCCCAGCATCGAGGACGTGTTCTTCACGCTCGACCGGACGCTGGCGGCCCGTGACGCGGACGCGGCAGGGGCGCTGCGGACGGCGCTGTCGCGCAACGATCTGGACATGACCATCTATCGCCTGAGTGCCCGGCTGCGCCTGATGCGGGCCATGGAGCGGGTGTTGCGGCTGCGGCGCACGCTGCTGGACCTCGCCGCGCGGGAGATCGACACCGTGATTGTCGCGTACACCCACCACCAGCCGGCCCAGCCCACCACCCTGGCGCACTACCTGACGGCGGTGGAAAACGTTCTGTCCCGCGACAGCGCGCGAATGCTGGGTGCCCTGGCGCACCTGAACATCAGCCCGATGGGCGCGGTGGCGCTGGGCGGCACCAGTTTTCCCATCGACCGAACGCGCACCTCGGCGCTGCTGGCCTTTGACCGGCCCATCGAGAACACCTACGATGCTGTGAGCGCCAGCGACTGGCAGGTGGAGATCGCCAGCGTGATCACGGTGGTGTCCACGACCCTCTCGAGGGTGCTGTACGACCTGCTGTTCTGGGCCTCGCGCGGGCTGCTGTCGCTGGAAGACGGGCTGGTGCAGGGCAGCAGCGTGATGCCGCAGAAGCGCAATCCGGTGGCCCTGGAACACGCCCGGACCAAGTTCAGCAAGGCCATCGGGGTGACGCAGAGCGTGATCATCAGCAGCCATAACGTGCCGTTCGGGGACATCAACGACCCTGGCCCGGACATGCAGCCGCCGCTGACCAGCATGTGGCACGACTTCCGCGATGGCCTGGAACTGATGATCGCCTCGCTGACCAATCCCAGGCTCAACCGCGAGGAATGGCTGCGCGAAGCCCAGCAGGGCGAATCGGTGGTCACCGAGCTGGCCGACGTGATCGCCCGCCACACCGGCTGCGGCTTCCGGGACGCGCACGCCCACGTGGCGGCGCTGCTCGCACACCTGCACGCCCAGGGCCGCGCGGTCAGCACCTTGACCGCCGCGGATCTCGGGGCAGTGGGCCTGCATCTGCCGGAAGCCGAGGTGCAAAGCGCCCTGAACCCGGCGGAATTCATCGCCCGCCGCACCACCTTCGGCGGCCCCGCTCCGCAGGTCATGGCCGGGGAACTCCTGGCAGCCCGCGAACGCCTGGACACGGACCTGGCCCACCACGACAGCCTCACCACCCGCTTTATGAATGCCCGTTCGTACCTTGAAGGAGGTTCGTTATGA